In one Leptospira yasudae genomic region, the following are encoded:
- a CDS encoding ABC transporter ATP-binding protein, which translates to MNIYKRLLKYSFKYKYRLISGIVLSFLVSVLNGASLTSLIPIFDSLGTGEKTNFEISLTKKDKALIQRYEEKDSFTSVESIELQLAHWKVQLNSSLKKMSHDELVLLFCFIVFPVYLLKLIFLAAAVYCINSAGYLAIRDLRAELYAKAQTLPLNHFVQEKTGILMSRIINDVEVLGKLISSDLKDAITDFFYIVTHLLLLLYLSWKMFLAVFIIVPIVMGPVSAFADKIRRATRNQQERLSSLNGHLQEVISGIRVIRAFSMEKVEAKRFWEFNQDLSDKTFKGHFYHQVGPSLTELFSSIVAVIFLSFGAYLMEDGTFSRGMFMAFFLTLIFLMRPFKQMSMLANSIQSAISAGDRVFELLDQETDVRNPANPKFLKRIEKGISFNNVTFTYPGSKNPAIQEINLEIPKGETIALVGASGAGKSTLVDLVPRLIDPQEGSITIDGIDLREMDLSNLRKRIGIVSQQVFLFNGTIRENICYGNSNVSEDRLHAACEQAFAMDFILSMEEGFDTIVGERGVMLSGGQRQRIAIARALLLDPEILILDEATSALDTESERLVQEALESLYKNRTVIIIAHRLSTVQIANRIFTMENGRIVESGTHAELIQLDGKYKKLYDIQFVESSESF; encoded by the coding sequence ATGAACATCTATAAACGGCTCCTAAAGTATTCCTTCAAGTACAAATACAGATTGATTTCGGGGATCGTACTTTCTTTTCTCGTTTCGGTTCTGAACGGAGCTTCTCTTACTTCTTTGATTCCGATTTTCGATTCTCTCGGTACGGGAGAAAAAACGAATTTCGAAATTTCCCTGACCAAAAAAGACAAAGCACTGATCCAACGTTACGAAGAGAAGGATTCTTTTACGAGCGTGGAATCCATCGAACTGCAGCTCGCTCACTGGAAAGTGCAGCTGAACTCTTCTCTGAAGAAAATGAGTCACGATGAACTCGTTCTTCTGTTTTGTTTTATCGTTTTTCCCGTTTATCTTTTGAAGCTCATCTTTCTCGCGGCGGCGGTGTATTGTATCAACTCGGCCGGTTATCTCGCGATTCGGGATTTGCGGGCGGAGCTGTACGCAAAGGCGCAGACTCTTCCCCTCAATCACTTCGTTCAGGAAAAAACGGGAATTTTGATGAGTAGAATCATCAACGACGTGGAAGTTCTAGGTAAACTGATCAGTTCGGATTTGAAGGACGCGATCACGGATTTCTTTTACATCGTCACGCATTTGCTTCTTCTTCTTTATCTCAGCTGGAAGATGTTCCTTGCCGTGTTCATCATCGTTCCGATCGTGATGGGTCCCGTTTCCGCGTTCGCCGATAAGATCCGCAGGGCGACCCGAAACCAGCAGGAACGTCTGTCCTCGTTAAACGGACATCTCCAGGAAGTCATTTCCGGAATCCGCGTGATCCGCGCGTTCTCGATGGAGAAGGTGGAAGCGAAACGTTTCTGGGAATTCAACCAAGATCTTTCGGACAAAACGTTCAAAGGACATTTTTATCACCAAGTCGGACCTTCCCTTACCGAATTATTCAGCTCTATCGTAGCCGTGATTTTTTTGAGCTTCGGCGCGTATCTGATGGAAGACGGAACGTTTTCCCGCGGGATGTTCATGGCCTTCTTTTTAACGCTGATCTTTTTAATGCGACCGTTCAAACAGATGAGCATGTTGGCCAACTCGATCCAAAGCGCGATCTCCGCCGGGGATAGGGTGTTCGAACTTCTGGATCAGGAAACCGACGTTCGAAATCCCGCGAATCCTAAATTCCTAAAAAGAATCGAGAAAGGCATTTCGTTTAACAACGTGACCTTCACGTATCCGGGCTCGAAAAACCCAGCGATCCAGGAAATCAATCTCGAAATCCCGAAAGGAGAAACGATCGCGCTCGTAGGCGCGTCCGGAGCCGGAAAATCAACGTTAGTCGATCTTGTTCCGAGATTGATCGATCCTCAGGAAGGAAGCATCACCATCGACGGAATCGATCTTCGGGAAATGGATCTGAGCAATCTCCGCAAAAGAATCGGAATCGTATCGCAGCAGGTCTTTTTATTCAACGGAACCATCCGGGAAAATATCTGCTACGGAAATTCGAACGTTTCTGAGGATCGACTTCACGCCGCGTGCGAACAGGCCTTTGCGATGGACTTTATCCTTTCCATGGAGGAAGGTTTCGACACGATCGTGGGCGAACGAGGCGTAATGCTTTCGGGCGGTCAAAGACAAAGAATCGCGATCGCACGCGCCTTATTGCTCGATCCGGAAATTCTGATTTTGGACGAAGCGACTTCCGCACTCGACACGGAATCGGAACGACTGGTTCAGGAAGCGCTCGAATCCCTTTACAAAAACAGAACCGTAATCATCATCGCGCACAGACTTTCCACCGTTCAAATCGCGAACCGAATCTTTACGATGGAAAACGGAAGAATCGTGGAATCGGGAACCCACGCGGAACTGATCCAACTCGACGGAAAATACAAAAAACTCTACGACATCCAGTTCGTCGAATCATCCGAAAGTTTTTAA
- a CDS encoding ABC transporter substrate-binding protein: MDRFSLLNTSLPFFAGIVVLSLLFSGCGLQEEDPEELILSLPSDPISLDPLFSTDLSSRTLGKFLYPFLFQKTPDGTPAYQLVESHQLTGKGEVRSLKLKLKSHRLTNGEELNASQVKESLDRLRNTPGPRRNQYAFLKEINAIGEKEIELKITGGLRQAVDALSLPPAAIVCCKPSEANSLEAESFETLEKKNVSVAAKAGRYVLKEWKKNNYILLEKNPSVTEDLPKKIRLRILASASTGVFLFSKGRMDLMRLPNFLLKNPHIQKENLRFRKGSGVQYIAINANEPCFDVNFRKALNTAVNRHLVVEKLLEGNADPTFGPVPPVSVSQTKMQEIAGTNPDFSAIQSHSPEKAKEYLKKSSCYPNILEREIDFRMRGDDENNANGLALAGFLKELGLKVKIRPMEKAVLYKENGEGKGDLTLLFWYADLPGAWNFIDPLFSGKDKGNGGNRAHYENKELELLFTKARSSDSLNLETETTKALQILLREYPWIFLWSPYETFLISEKAKRYPSLAEYL, translated from the coding sequence TTGGACAGGTTTAGTCTTTTGAATACTTCTCTACCCTTTTTTGCAGGAATCGTTGTTTTGTCCCTTCTTTTTTCCGGTTGCGGTTTGCAGGAGGAAGACCCCGAGGAATTGATTCTTTCTTTGCCTTCCGATCCGATCAGTTTGGACCCGCTCTTTTCCACCGATTTATCTTCGCGCACTTTGGGAAAATTCTTATACCCGTTTTTATTTCAAAAAACGCCGGACGGAACCCCGGCTTATCAACTCGTGGAATCGCATCAATTAACCGGCAAGGGAGAAGTGCGTTCTCTCAAACTCAAACTGAAATCGCATCGATTGACGAACGGTGAAGAACTGAACGCCTCGCAGGTAAAAGAATCTTTGGATCGGCTCAGAAACACTCCCGGTCCGCGACGGAATCAATACGCGTTCCTAAAAGAAATCAACGCGATCGGTGAAAAAGAAATCGAACTGAAAATCACGGGAGGATTGCGGCAAGCAGTCGACGCTTTGTCCTTGCCGCCCGCTGCAATCGTATGCTGTAAACCTTCCGAAGCGAATAGTTTGGAGGCGGAGTCGTTTGAAACATTAGAAAAAAAGAATGTATCCGTCGCTGCGAAAGCGGGCAGATATGTTCTCAAAGAATGGAAAAAGAACAATTACATTCTTCTTGAAAAAAATCCTTCTGTGACCGAGGATCTTCCGAAAAAAATCCGTTTGCGGATATTGGCTTCCGCTTCCACCGGCGTTTTTCTTTTTTCCAAAGGAAGAATGGATCTGATGCGTCTTCCGAACTTCTTATTAAAAAATCCTCATATTCAAAAGGAAAATCTCCGTTTTCGAAAAGGATCGGGCGTACAATACATCGCGATCAACGCGAACGAACCTTGTTTCGACGTGAACTTTAGGAAAGCCTTAAATACCGCCGTCAATCGCCATCTCGTCGTCGAAAAGCTTTTGGAAGGAAACGCAGATCCTACGTTCGGCCCGGTCCCGCCCGTAAGCGTTTCGCAGACAAAGATGCAGGAGATCGCCGGCACGAATCCCGACTTTTCGGCGATTCAAAGTCATTCTCCGGAAAAGGCGAAAGAATATCTGAAAAAGTCCTCTTGTTATCCGAACATTTTGGAAAGAGAAATCGATTTTAGAATGCGGGGCGACGACGAAAACAATGCGAACGGTTTGGCCTTGGCGGGTTTTTTAAAAGAACTAGGACTCAAGGTGAAAATCCGCCCGATGGAAAAGGCCGTTTTGTATAAGGAAAATGGAGAAGGCAAAGGGGATCTAACGTTGCTTTTTTGGTACGCCGATTTGCCGGGCGCTTGGAACTTTATCGATCCTTTGTTTTCCGGAAAGGATAAGGGGAACGGCGGAAACCGAGCGCATTATGAAAACAAGGAACTCGAACTTCTTTTTACGAAGGCGAGAAGTTCGGATTCTTTGAATCTTGAAACGGAAACGACCAAAGCCTTGCAGATTCTTTTGAGAGAATATCCTTGGATTTTTCTTTGGTCGCCGTATGAGACGTTTCTAATATCCGAAAAAGCGAAACGGTATCCTAGTTTGGCGGAATATCTTTAG
- a CDS encoding transglycosylase domain-containing protein yields the protein MASGNEKVFSLLSSIQETVRKLFLFSKAHWRQILRYATIAAIAIASFLIGGSYVVWLTKKDEVVSNLDKFKNEVTNYYEISQIRPIRILDRNGKLIGEFSRRKFKPIRTDNLKEHGNIVWALLSSEDREFYNHHGINYTALLRAILINLTTFQKQGGSTITQQLAKLTLDLGARNIFNKITEFYCTFYLESQFDKNTILSMYLNRIFLGEGNTGVEEASRYYFNKAAAELTPAEAAMLVGIIPAPSNYNPVRSLKTALKRQKLVMVPMSENTQLHPNPSSIDKNFAKKIDANLKSFKSLYKVEITKDGEKEFYASEIARYGFDKDFTVNLAPDFNYGIRQHILDTFSEIDIETRGMNVYTTLDYDKQDAAEKSLREGIESVRKKLSDVKAAYAKKGDSEEARIQQSIIDNMNGSLISINPGNGYIEAMVGSYKISNIFRLNRAVSAVRQPGSTIKALVYAIAFENRIITPSSKVMDEEINIRGYSPKNWYKGYKGEVTARIAFAQSINTIAVKLLNEFGVSDFLEKIGMILDIDKATLEKRFQPNLSLALGSGELSPMELALIYATIANGGKKVTPVQILRITDMEGSEMFSAPLKDPNEAIQILDPVACAETINLLEGVLSEQGTMKLRLKAEDSFPMGGKTGTVQSPKEARKKWGSRKGVRDAWFAGVNPDLVTTVWIGNDVGAPFEGSGSAISGNIWFRYASYIARNIGFSDTLVKPFNGDFVKVDVCGDTGSLLHSSVPCTYPLYGQYYYIGEQPAPPAGTTTGTPETTAPEGGTATNDRTILPQAEEGDGDSVELELPPTKDIPPN from the coding sequence ATGGCATCCGGCAACGAGAAAGTATTCTCCCTTCTAAGTTCAATCCAAGAAACCGTTCGTAAACTTTTCCTCTTTTCCAAAGCGCACTGGCGGCAAATTCTCCGTTATGCGACGATCGCCGCGATCGCGATCGCCTCGTTTTTGATCGGAGGTTCTTACGTCGTTTGGCTCACCAAAAAAGACGAAGTCGTTTCCAATCTCGATAAGTTCAAAAACGAAGTCACGAATTATTACGAAATCAGTCAGATCCGTCCGATTCGAATCTTAGATCGAAACGGAAAATTGATCGGGGAATTTTCCAGAAGAAAGTTCAAGCCGATCCGCACGGACAATCTCAAGGAACACGGCAACATCGTCTGGGCCCTTCTTTCCTCCGAAGACCGGGAATTTTACAATCATCACGGGATCAATTATACCGCACTTCTGCGTGCGATTCTCATCAACCTTACCACGTTTCAAAAACAAGGCGGTTCGACGATCACACAACAGCTTGCAAAGCTGACTCTTGATCTCGGAGCGAGAAACATATTCAACAAGATTACGGAATTCTATTGTACGTTTTATCTCGAAAGTCAGTTCGACAAGAACACGATCCTTTCGATGTATCTCAATCGAATCTTTTTGGGAGAAGGAAACACGGGAGTCGAAGAAGCGAGCCGTTATTACTTCAACAAGGCCGCGGCGGAATTGACTCCCGCCGAAGCGGCGATGCTCGTGGGTATCATTCCCGCTCCATCCAATTACAATCCCGTTCGCAGTTTAAAGACCGCTCTCAAACGGCAGAAGCTCGTGATGGTTCCTATGTCCGAGAACACGCAGCTTCATCCGAATCCGTCCAGCATAGATAAGAATTTTGCGAAGAAGATCGACGCAAATCTGAAATCCTTCAAATCCTTGTATAAGGTCGAGATAACAAAAGACGGAGAAAAAGAATTCTACGCTTCCGAGATCGCAAGATACGGATTCGACAAAGACTTTACCGTCAATCTCGCGCCCGATTTCAATTACGGAATCCGTCAGCATATCCTCGATACGTTTTCCGAAATCGATATCGAAACCAGAGGAATGAACGTCTACACTACTTTGGACTACGACAAACAAGACGCTGCGGAGAAGTCTTTGCGAGAAGGGATCGAGTCCGTCCGCAAAAAGCTGAGCGACGTCAAAGCGGCATACGCGAAAAAAGGCGATTCGGAAGAAGCGAGAATCCAACAATCCATCATCGACAACATGAACGGTTCCCTGATTTCGATCAATCCCGGAAACGGTTATATCGAAGCGATGGTCGGTAGTTACAAGATTTCTAATATATTCAGACTCAACCGCGCGGTTTCCGCCGTAAGACAACCCGGTTCCACGATCAAGGCACTCGTCTACGCGATCGCGTTCGAAAACAGAATCATCACTCCTTCCTCCAAGGTGATGGACGAAGAGATCAACATACGCGGATATTCGCCGAAAAATTGGTACAAAGGTTACAAGGGAGAAGTCACCGCGAGAATCGCGTTCGCACAGTCGATCAACACGATCGCCGTGAAATTGTTAAACGAATTCGGAGTGAGCGACTTTCTCGAAAAGATCGGGATGATCTTGGACATCGACAAGGCGACTCTGGAAAAAAGATTCCAACCAAATCTCTCTCTGGCTCTCGGTTCGGGGGAATTATCTCCGATGGAACTGGCGCTGATCTACGCGACGATCGCAAACGGCGGAAAGAAAGTAACTCCGGTTCAGATATTAAGAATCACGGATATGGAAGGAAGCGAGATGTTTTCCGCTCCTTTAAAAGATCCGAACGAGGCGATTCAAATCCTCGATCCGGTCGCGTGTGCGGAAACGATCAATCTTTTGGAAGGCGTGTTGAGCGAACAAGGAACGATGAAGCTCCGTCTCAAAGCGGAGGATTCGTTTCCGATGGGCGGTAAAACGGGGACGGTTCAATCTCCGAAGGAAGCGCGTAAAAAATGGGGAAGCCGCAAAGGGGTTCGCGACGCTTGGTTTGCGGGAGTCAACCCCGACTTAGTGACCACCGTGTGGATCGGAAACGACGTGGGCGCTCCGTTCGAAGGTTCCGGTTCCGCAATCAGCGGAAACATCTGGTTTCGTTACGCGAGTTATATCGCAAGAAACATCGGCTTTTCGGACACGCTCGTCAAACCGTTTAACGGCGATTTTGTGAAAGTGGACGTGTGCGGCGACACGGGAAGTCTTCTTCATTCTTCCGTTCCCTGCACGTATCCGTTATACGGTCAGTATTATTATATCGGAGAACAACCCGCGCCTCCCGCGGGAACGACAACCGGAACACCGGAAACGACCGCTCCGGAAGGCGGAACCGCGACCAACGATAGAACGATTCTTCCGCAAGCGGAGGAAGGAGACGGTGATTCGGTAGAACTCGAACTTCCGCCAACTAAAGATATTCCGCCAAACTAG
- a CDS encoding OmpA family protein gives MRSKLQAILPLILSFPFLTGLQAEDKLLIGKILQFGKLLAAENAYVPIESNEITSELSKLNDKTVRILCNMKGATCNPIRYEIYPFLDTKELKPWTIKKIPDYVNHNIFAFNPTASPDGKHLFWTAYIKRGRSGTQKIWYSKLDDRGFWEDGKEMSAPLNNEMPSAVISALPGGNELFVFGTFGEKELLDELEKEFEAKGESAARSSKNSNEYRKKIEELRNDYDEKTKQITRRVPLYKSFKEKDSWSKPSILKFPDFYNLYRKKNDSSQEVFGGSTLSSSGRILIYSSQHKDSKGKLDLYASKMLSDGTFPLGTNLGEVINSDHEEMAPFLASDDRTLYFSSDGHKGLSIYMTRRIGDGWDQWTKPVEVSENLKGVNFFSIPANSDWAYISKEGQLFMAYLPKEMRPETVVVVNGKVVDTDGNPLSADIHYESLKSHEKIGSAKSDPSTGNFSIILPFGENYGFYAQKKGYLPVSQNLNLSSKKKISEKVEVLLQLPPIKERGTIQINNLFFESKSVQIAPESAPELDRLAEIIKENPEIEIQIEGHTDNVGKKKDNRLLSEKRAKAVAEYLSQKHSIPSERIQTRGFGDEMPLAKNDSEEGRKKNRRVNFTILKKR, from the coding sequence ATGCGTTCTAAACTTCAGGCAATCCTTCCTTTGATCTTGAGTTTTCCGTTTTTAACCGGCCTTCAAGCCGAGGATAAATTATTGATCGGTAAGATCCTTCAGTTCGGAAAACTATTAGCCGCCGAAAACGCGTACGTCCCGATCGAATCGAACGAGATCACTTCCGAACTTTCCAAACTCAACGATAAGACGGTACGGATTCTTTGTAACATGAAAGGCGCAACCTGCAATCCGATCCGTTACGAAATCTATCCCTTTCTCGATACGAAGGAACTCAAACCCTGGACGATCAAAAAAATTCCCGATTACGTAAATCATAATATATTCGCGTTCAATCCGACGGCCTCTCCGGACGGGAAACATCTTTTTTGGACGGCTTACATCAAACGCGGCCGCTCCGGAACGCAGAAGATCTGGTATTCCAAACTCGACGACCGAGGGTTTTGGGAAGACGGAAAAGAAATGAGCGCTCCGCTCAACAACGAAATGCCTTCCGCGGTCATCTCCGCTTTGCCGGGCGGAAACGAACTCTTCGTCTTCGGGACGTTCGGAGAAAAAGAACTTTTGGACGAACTCGAAAAGGAATTCGAAGCGAAGGGAGAATCGGCCGCGCGTTCCTCCAAGAACTCGAACGAATACCGCAAAAAAATCGAAGAACTCAGAAACGACTACGACGAGAAGACGAAACAGATCACGAGAAGAGTTCCTTTGTACAAAAGTTTTAAGGAGAAGGATTCCTGGTCCAAGCCGAGTATATTAAAATTTCCTGATTTTTATAATCTCTATCGAAAGAAAAACGATTCCAGTCAGGAAGTGTTCGGAGGTTCCACTCTTTCCTCTTCGGGAAGAATTCTGATCTATTCCTCCCAGCACAAAGACTCGAAAGGCAAACTCGATCTTTATGCGAGTAAAATGTTAAGCGACGGAACGTTTCCGTTGGGAACGAATCTCGGAGAAGTCATCAATTCCGATCACGAAGAGATGGCTCCGTTCTTGGCGAGCGACGATCGGACTCTGTATTTTTCCAGCGACGGGCACAAAGGCCTTTCGATTTATATGACGAGAAGAATCGGAGACGGTTGGGATCAATGGACCAAACCAGTGGAAGTTTCGGAAAACCTGAAAGGCGTGAACTTCTTTTCGATTCCCGCAAACAGCGATTGGGCTTATATCAGCAAAGAAGGCCAATTGTTTATGGCTTATCTTCCGAAGGAGATGCGTCCGGAAACTGTGGTCGTCGTAAACGGCAAGGTCGTAGACACGGACGGAAATCCTTTGTCCGCGGACATACATTACGAATCTTTAAAGTCTCATGAGAAAATCGGAAGCGCCAAGAGCGATCCTTCCACGGGGAATTTTTCGATCATTCTCCCCTTTGGAGAGAACTACGGTTTTTACGCGCAGAAGAAGGGATATCTTCCCGTTTCCCAAAATTTGAATCTGAGTTCCAAAAAGAAAATTTCCGAAAAGGTGGAGGTTCTTTTGCAGCTTCCGCCGATCAAGGAACGCGGAACGATTCAGATCAATAATTTATTCTTCGAATCCAAGAGCGTTCAAATCGCTCCCGAATCAGCGCCGGAACTCGATCGTCTCGCCGAAATCATCAAAGAAAATCCCGAGATCGAAATTCAGATCGAAGGTCATACGGACAACGTCGGTAAGAAAAAGGACAATCGTCTTCTTTCCGAAAAACGCGCCAAGGCGGTTGCGGAATATCTCTCCCAAAAACATTCGATTCCCTCGGAAAGAATTCAAACGCGCGGCTTCGGAGACGAGATGCCTCTCGCCAAAAACGATTCGGAAGAAGGACGCAAAAAGAATCGAAGAGTGAATTTCACGATTCTCAAAAAGAGGTGA
- a CDS encoding ABC-F family ATPase produces the protein MISTSGLTLNFGKKILFENVSVKFKENCRYGLIGANGSGKSTFMKILAGLEQAANGAVSIDAGLKLGYLKQDHYEYENETVLNTVIMGNKELWEVSQERDAIYAKPEMSDEDGMRVSELEEKYGELGGYEAESTAGELLEGLGIPTTSHTQTLAFLTGGFKLRVLLAQVLFQKPDILLLDEPTNHLDIKTIHWLEEFLTNYRGVVIVISHDRHFINSIATHIADLDYQSLTIYPGNYDDFMEASTMARERLLDENKRKKEKIAELQDFVNRFSANASKSKQATSRQKQIEKIKLDDVKPSSRVSPYIRFKMKKPLGKDVILADNVSKSYDRAIFKDFTINITKGEKIAIIGTNGVGKTTLLKTLMKQIEPDTGKVTMGESVTASIFPQDHREGILEDADTIVEWLYRYADPGTELEEIRAILGRMLFSGDMAKKPTSVLSGGEKSRIIIGRMIMTGDNLLALDEPTNHLDLETIEALNYALSIFEGTVIFVSHDREFVSSLATRVIEVSTEGIRDFKGSYEDFLEREGAEFYKRLSGGPVLAES, from the coding sequence ATGATCAGCACTTCCGGATTAACCCTAAACTTTGGTAAAAAAATTCTTTTTGAGAACGTTTCGGTTAAGTTTAAGGAGAATTGCAGATACGGATTGATCGGAGCGAACGGTTCCGGTAAGTCCACGTTCATGAAAATCCTTGCGGGATTGGAACAGGCGGCAAACGGAGCGGTTTCCATCGACGCGGGATTGAAGCTCGGATATTTAAAACAGGATCATTACGAATACGAGAACGAAACGGTGCTCAACACCGTGATTATGGGGAACAAGGAACTCTGGGAAGTTTCCCAGGAACGGGACGCGATTTACGCGAAACCCGAGATGTCCGACGAGGACGGAATGCGTGTTTCCGAACTTGAAGAAAAATACGGAGAACTCGGAGGTTACGAAGCGGAAAGTACCGCGGGCGAACTTCTCGAAGGTTTGGGAATTCCCACGACCAGTCATACGCAGACTCTCGCATTTTTAACCGGAGGTTTTAAACTTCGGGTATTATTGGCTCAGGTTTTGTTTCAAAAACCGGACATTCTTCTTTTGGACGAGCCTACCAACCACTTGGATATCAAGACGATTCACTGGCTGGAAGAATTCTTAACGAACTACCGCGGCGTCGTCATCGTTATCTCTCACGACCGTCACTTTATCAATTCGATCGCGACTCATATCGCCGATTTGGACTATCAATCCTTGACCATCTATCCGGGCAACTACGACGACTTTATGGAAGCGTCCACGATGGCCCGCGAACGTCTGTTAGACGAGAACAAACGCAAGAAGGAAAAGATCGCCGAACTTCAGGACTTCGTAAACCGATTCAGCGCGAACGCGAGTAAATCAAAACAAGCGACTTCCAGGCAAAAGCAAATCGAGAAGATCAAACTCGACGACGTCAAACCTTCTTCCAGGGTTTCTCCTTATATTCGTTTTAAAATGAAGAAGCCGCTCGGTAAGGACGTAATTCTTGCGGATAACGTTTCGAAATCTTACGATCGTGCTATCTTTAAGGATTTTACGATCAATATCACCAAAGGTGAGAAGATCGCGATCATCGGAACCAACGGAGTCGGAAAGACCACCTTGTTAAAAACGCTGATGAAACAGATCGAGCCCGATACCGGTAAAGTAACGATGGGAGAATCCGTAACCGCTTCCATTTTTCCTCAGGATCATAGAGAAGGTATATTAGAAGACGCTGATACGATTGTGGAATGGTTGTATCGTTACGCCGATCCGGGAACCGAGTTGGAAGAGATCCGGGCGATTTTGGGAAGAATGTTGTTCAGCGGCGATATGGCCAAAAAACCTACCAGCGTTCTTTCCGGGGGAGAAAAATCCAGAATCATCATCGGAAGAATGATCATGACCGGAGACAATCTACTCGCGCTCGACGAACCGACCAACCACTTGGATTTGGAAACGATCGAAGCGTTGAACTACGCTTTATCCATCTTTGAGGGAACTGTAATTTTCGTTTCTCACGACCGCGAGTTCGTATCTTCTTTGGCGACTCGGGTGATCGAGGTTTCCACCGAAGGAATCCGCGATTTCAAAGGGTCATACGAGGACTTCTTGGAACGAGAAGGTGCGGAATTCTACAAACGTTTATCCGGCGGTCCTGTTTTAGCGGAATCCTAA
- a CDS encoding LA_3696 family protein, which produces MTALVQKVPRRLGELLGPEGTIEFVDYLNRAFGNIHSNAIETVSDRFELRLSDESSKHRAEISGLKTELKSEFQSEFSRLRSEFADLKSDFAEHRADIKSEIAEIHKAISVQTKWILGAVIGLVGVFSILVKF; this is translated from the coding sequence ATGACAGCTTTAGTTCAAAAAGTTCCTAGACGTTTGGGGGAACTCTTAGGGCCGGAAGGCACCATCGAGTTCGTGGATTATTTAAACCGTGCTTTTGGAAATATCCATTCCAATGCGATTGAAACGGTATCGGATCGATTTGAACTTCGTCTTTCCGACGAGAGTTCCAAGCATCGGGCCGAGATTTCCGGTTTGAAAACCGAATTAAAATCCGAGTTTCAATCGGAGTTTTCAAGGTTACGATCCGAATTTGCGGATTTAAAGTCGGATTTTGCCGAACATCGCGCGGATATTAAATCCGAGATTGCGGAAATTCATAAGGCGATTTCAGTGCAGACGAAATGGATTTTAGGAGCAGTGATCGGGTTGGTAGGAGTATTTTCGATTCTCGTAAAATTCTAA
- the rdgB gene encoding RdgB/HAM1 family non-canonical purine NTP pyrophosphatase: MKQLALATNNSHKVKEVGFILTELGVQILTPKDLNVSFDAEETGVTFAENALIKARELHRITKLPSIADDSGICVSALNGEPGVYSARFGGPGLDDKGRALLLLEKLEGNANRSAHYACVIAYVDDTTERTFEGKCEGIIAEEYDTIGIYGFGYDPVFIYPPFQKPFSQVSESEKNSVSHRRKALEGLLTFLKTRS, translated from the coding sequence TTGAAACAACTCGCCCTCGCCACAAACAACTCGCATAAAGTAAAAGAAGTCGGCTTCATTCTTACGGAGCTGGGAGTTCAAATCCTTACTCCCAAGGATTTGAACGTTTCTTTTGACGCCGAAGAAACGGGCGTTACGTTTGCGGAAAACGCTCTTATCAAAGCAAGAGAACTCCATCGAATCACCAAACTCCCTTCGATCGCGGACGATTCGGGAATCTGCGTTTCCGCATTAAACGGAGAACCAGGAGTGTATTCCGCACGATTCGGAGGACCGGGTTTGGACGACAAAGGCCGCGCACTGCTTCTATTGGAAAAACTCGAAGGAAACGCGAACCGCAGCGCGCATTATGCCTGCGTGATCGCGTATGTGGACGATACGACCGAACGAACCTTTGAGGGGAAATGCGAAGGAATCATCGCGGAAGAATATGATACGATTGGAATATACGGTTTCGGTTATGATCCCGTTTTCATTTATCCGCCGTTTCAGAAACCGTTTTCGCAGGTTTCCGAATCCGAAAAGAATTCCGTTTCGCATCGAAGAAAAGCGTTGGAAGGATTATTGACTTTTTTGAAAACAAGGTCCTAA
- a CDS encoding STAS domain-containing protein, protein MEITVQDDIHIIKIAGSILQSDSEELDRNLSEHNFDPSPKIIIDLTEVNHICSTALGIIVSYKKKFKSAEGDIIIVVNDEDLLQLFEITMLDKVFKVVPNIEDAFDEFKLNR, encoded by the coding sequence ATGGAAATAACCGTACAAGACGATATTCATATCATTAAAATTGCAGGATCCATTCTTCAATCCGACAGCGAAGAATTGGACCGAAATCTGAGTGAACACAATTTCGATCCGAGTCCGAAGATCATCATCGACCTCACCGAAGTGAATCATATCTGCTCCACCGCGTTAGGCATCATTGTTTCTTACAAAAAGAAATTCAAAAGCGCCGAAGGCGATATCATCATCGTGGTCAACGACGAGGATTTGCTGCAGCTTTTTGAAATCACGATGTTGGATAAGGTCTTCAAGGTTGTCCCGAATATAGAAGACGCTTTCGACGAATTCAAATTGAATCGCTGA